The DNA region CGCACGTCCTTGCCGGTATAGACGCCCGGCTGGTCCGGACCATCCCACGCATGGGCGACAACAGCAGTCTTGCCAGCCCAGTCAGGGTGCTTGGCCGCTGCCTCGGCAAGGCGGGCGGTTATCGCCTCTACCTGCGCTTCGGCTTCTTCCAGCTTGCCGATGGCACGCCCGGCGATCAGGGCGCGCTCATCCCAGGGCAGCGCGTAGTCGCCCACCCCTTCGGGCACCGCCACGACTGGCGCGATCAGGCTGAGCTTGTCGTATTGCTCGGCAGTGATCCCCGACCAGAGGGCAATGATGACATCAGGATCGGCCGCAGCGACCTGCTCGAAATCGATGTCACCCCTCAGGATCGGCGGCTCACCCTCCAGCAGCGGTTCGGCCCAAGGCCAGACGGAGCGTGGATAATCACCATACCAATGCCGGATGGTGACAGGCTGGACACCAAGCGCCAGCAGATCATCGGTGCCAGCGTAATCGAGGCTGGCGACGCGCTCCGGCTTTTCCTCAATGATGGAGGTGCCGAATTTATGCTCGATCGTCAGTGGGAATTGCTGGGCTGAGATGGGGCTGATGGTGAGCAGCAGCGCACCGACGACACTGAAAAGAGTGCGAGTAAGTTTCATGGCTTTCATCCGATTGGGAGGCGGCAGAGATTGATGGTTTGTTGTCAGTTCTATTCGGCGCCGTCGAAGCGCCCAGCGGTCAGCAACAGCAGACCGTCCGCTGCGGCTTCGAGGGACTTGAATGTGTAGCCGACCCAGACATCGCGTTCGTACCAATAGTGGTTGCCAGCGGTGACGCCCGGAAGCTGCCGCCAGAAGGGCGCTGCGGCGTCCCACTGCTCCTCCAGCATGGCGATGGTTTGGCCGAAGCGCGGCGCGCGGCTGGAGAGGATCACATCGGCATCGAACTCCGGCAGGCGCTCGAAGCTGAGGGCGGAAATGTTCTCGGTAGCCTCTGCCTGGATGGGCGGGCGGCTAAAGCCGACATCGTTGATCACCTGATCGATGGCGCCCCAATTGGGGTAGTACCATAGCCCGTCTTCCCAGAGGTCCAGCCGCGACACGGTTATAGCGCTCGCGTCACCCAAAGTGGCCTGAAGGTCTTCGATCTTGGCGCGGTATGCAGCCAGGCGGCTTTCGTATTCGCCCTGCATGCCTGCGGCGTCCGCGAGGAAAGCGAGGTGCTCTAAGAAGGGCAGATTGCCTTCGACCACGATGGTAGGCGCGATGCGAGCCGCTTGGTCGAAGATGGACTGCTGATAGTCCGTGAGGATGATCAGGTCGGGTTCGAGGGCTGCAATGGCCTCGATATCGGGCTCGTTGGGATTGCCCACCGTCGCCAGGCCAAGTTCATCCACAAAGGATGCGCCGAAGATATCGGATGCGCCGCGCAGAAAGACCTGGCCGTCCTCACCAGACTGGAAGCCCGCCCCTACCAGTGGGGCGCCAAGATCGATCAGCGGCGTTGCGATGCTGTCACCGCGCGGCGCCACAATCCGCTCCGGCTGTTCGGGAATGCAGGTTTCGCCCGCGGCGTGGATAATTGGACGCTGTCCCTCGGCGCAGTCGAGCGCGAGTGCAGAAGCGGAGAGGGCTGCAGTGGCAACAAGCCCTGCCAAGACTGCGGTGACGGTGCGTTTCATGGTGAGTTCCTTGAGAAACTTGGTAGGGCCGACCTGGCATCAAGCGGCTTGTTCGGCATGGGTGCGGCGCAGGTAGTCGACGAGGCGCTGGTTTCGGCTATCCTCATCCCGCAGCACGCAAGTGCTGCAATATTCGCCGCCATCGCTGGTGTAGTAGCGGCAGCAGCCGCCGCGCGCCCGGAACCACTCGGCGAGCTGTGGGCGTTCCGGAACGGTGATCTGGATGAAGCCAGTCTGCTTGGAATAGAGCGGCGTACTCTTGCGACGGAGCATGCCCAGCGCCAGCGACATGGCCCGGTCGGCACAACCAAGCGCCTTGCCCTGGGCCAGAAAAGCTGCGGCAAGCCCATCGCCGACCAAGCGCCACAACGCACTCCGCGGCAGGTGCGATCGCCGATAAAGACTGTCGACGATCGGAGCCAGAAGGGTTTCGATCGCGGACTGGAAGAGGCGGTCGCTTCCTGGCTGGTCAGCCTCTGAAAATCGGAGGAGATCGGGATCGAGCACAAAGTCGGCCACGGTGGAGACGCCGCTCTCCCCATCTTCCTCCCACGCCACCTGGCGCGAGAGCGGGGTGATGCCGCTAGCGGTGAGTTCAACTGCCCATGCTCCTCGCAGCGCCAACCCAGCAAGCACGCTCGACAACGACCAGGACAGTCGGCCTATGAGATAGGCTGCAGCCAGCTTGTGATCGGCACCCGACACAGACTGCATTTCCGCCGCAAGCAGTTCGTCCAGGTGCTCTCCAGCCGCCAATTCGGCCAGACTGAACGTTCCGGCCGGTGCCTTTCCAACCTGGATACGTGGCGCGAAAGCGTCCTCCGGCTCAGGCAGCGCCGCGACGATCGATAGCAAAGGTGAGCGCCATACCTCCATGGCAAGCACCTGCCTCAGGCGCCGGGCTGCGCTAGCGAGCGCGCCGCATGGGTGACGATCAGCTGGATAACCATGTTGAGCTGGGCAAAGGAGAAGCCGGTGGCATATTCGCGCGCCACCACGATGTAGCGGCCCTCCGAGCATGCCATCAGCAGATCGCACCAGCTCGGCAGTACTTCTGCCATGCGCTCGGCAGGAGACGCCAGGGTATCGCCATAGGCGATGGTATAGGTGTCAAAGATGTAATCTGCCTGCAACTCTGGCAGCACTTCGGCGCTGACCTCCTCACCCCAAGCCACCCCCCGCTCCACCATCTCCTGGGCGAAGGGAACGCGCTCAAATCCTAGATCTTGAAGTACCTTGGTCAGACCGCCATAGCCGGCATAGACGTTCAATATGCCGTCCCAGCCCTGGGTCTTGGCATAGGTGGCCCCGATGCCCTGCGGGAAAGCGAATCGCGCCCCCTCCTCGTCGACCCGGCCATGCGAGCCGACAACCGGCGCCCCCACTTCGAGCAGGGTCAGCGTCACCGACTGGTCGTGCAGGCTGACAATGCGTTGCGGATCCTCGGGAATGCAGGTCTCCCCGCCGGCATGGGTGAAAGCGCGCTGCCCCACTTCGCATTCGAGGGCCAGTGCAGGCACGGCCAAGCTCGCCATGAACAGCCCCACAGCGGCGACGAGGAGAGCGCTACGGCGTGAGACGCGTCCAGCGGGCACGTTGGTGCGCAATATCCTGGTGGTCATGGGCCTATCCGTTTGGCGCCGGACACTGTGATCGCGTTGCTGAAGGGCACGGCATGGCGCCATCGCACCAGCGCCTGCTCTGCCGGACAACCGGCCGCCTTCAATCAACGGAGGTCAAGGTTCCGCATTGAGGTTATGGCGGGAAACTACGGCCGAGCTGGAGAGAATTCAACATATTTTCAATAGGTTAGAATGGTTCTAGAGTATAGCTGAAACCATTCCAAAGTAGTCATGCTAGGCCATTGAAAATAAAGGACCGGGGTCTAGCGACGACCGTGTGCGGCTTGCCCCCACAAGAGGTAAACAAAGGTGGGAACGCCAATGACCGCCGTCACAATACCTGCGGGGATCTGGAGCGGTGCAAACAGAGCGCGACCGAGCAGATCGGCGCCCGAGACGAGTACGGCGCCGGTCATGGCGGTGATGATCAGGGTGAGGCCGATGCCGGCATGGGCAAGTCGCCGCGCGGCATGCGGGGCGATCAGGCCCACAAAGGCCAGCGGCCCGACCACCGCCGTGGCAATGGCCGCCATGGCCACGGCCAGCGTGATCAGCGCATAGCGGGCAAACCGCACCGGCGCACCGAGACCGACGGCGAGATCTTCACCCATCTGCAAAGCCGCAATCTGGCGGCTGATGCCCAAAAGGACCGGTAAGAGCACCAGCAGCGCCCCCGCCAGCAGCCAGACATCGGACCAACTCGCCGCGTTGATTGACCCGGCCATCCAGGTCAGGGCCGCCGAGGCGCGCTGGATATCGCCATAGGTGAGAAGGGCGGTGGTGATCGAACTGATAAAGGCCGCCACACCGATCCCGAGCAGAATAAAACGGATTGAACTGCCGTGACGCCGGCCGCCCGTCGACAGGAACTGCACGAGGATTGCCGCCGCCATAGCGCCGGCAAACGCCGATATCGGGCGCAGGGATGGCGAGACCTCAGGAAAGGCAATGACCAGAGACACCACTGCAAGAGCCGCGCCCTGGCTTACCCCCACCAGGGAGGGGTCCGCGAGCCCATTGCGGGTCACGTTCTGCAAGGCAGCGCCAGAGAGTGCCATCATTGCCCCGACCATGGCCGCAACCAGCATGCGAGGCAGCCGGAACTCCCAGACGACGTTGTCGATGGCCGTGGTGACGGTCGCCCCGGTCAAGGTGGCGAAGACATCCCCCCATGGGACGCCATAGGAACCCGTGAGAACGCTGATCGCGAAGATGGTCGCCAGCAGCAGAAACAACCCGGCCAGGCAGAACAAGGCGCGACGCGGGAGCCGCAGGGCCAGTTGTTCGTCGAAGGCGCGCCAGACCCAATATTGCCGTGGCGAATGCGAACGGCTCATCGTGTCTTCTGCCAGACCAGGAACACAAAAAGCGGCGAGCCGAGCATCGCCGTCACCAGCCCTGTCGAAATTTCCTGGGGCTGGAGTGCGATGCGGGCGACAATGTCCACACCCGTCAGGTAAGCGGCACCGGCAAGGGCCGAGAACGGTACGATGAGACGGTAGTCCGAGCCGGCGAAGAGGCGCACCACATGGGGAATGACCAAGCCGATGAAGCCCAGCGGGCCGGCCAGGGTGACGGCGCAGGCGGTCAACACCACAACAACGGCCAGAAGCAAGGCCTTCAAACGTCCCGTGCGCACGCCAAGACCGGTTGCGACCTCTTCCCCCATCGCGAGCACGGTGACCTGGCGCGAGAGCAACAGTGCACCAATGATGCCAAGGGCCAGCGGCAGACCGGTATAGGCCAGCAATGACAGGTCGCGTCCCGCCAACGACCCGGTGAGCCAGACCCGGAGTTGATCAAAGCCATCCTCATTGAGGATGTGGGCCAGCGATATCCAGGCGCTGAGAAAGACCGTAACGGCCGCGCCCGACAGCGTCAGCGTCACCGGCGTGGGCCCACCCGGCGCCAGCAGGGCAATGCCATAGACGACCGCGGCGGCACCCAATGCACCAGCTGCAGCGATAAACGGCAGGAGCGCCGGCGCGGACATGCCGAAAACGCTGGTGGCCATCACCACCGCAAACGAGGCGCCAGCCATGAGCCCCAATATGCCGGGATCGGCAAGAGGATTGCGGGTTACCCCTTGGAGGAGAGCGCCGGAAACGGCAATCGCGGCGCCGACGACCACCGCCAGCACGGCACGCGGCAAGCGCAGATCCCAAACGATCATATGGTCGAAGACGGTCGGGTCGCGAGCCGTGAGCGCCTCGAGCACCAGCGGCAAGGGCAAGTATTTAGCCCCCACGGCGATGTGGATGCTGAACATGAGGACGATGAGCGCGGTCATCGCCAGTCCGATGGTCGCCGGGGCGGCCGCACCGGTCCGGCGTGGTACGCCCGACAACTGCCCAGCCGTGTCGGTCATGCCCGTACGGCAGTCGCCGCCGACCTGGTGCGCAGGTGCGGGACGCAGACCGGTCGTCCCGATAGTGGATCATGGATGACGGCTGCATCCAGATCGAAAACCTGCTTGAGGTGCTTGGAGGTGAACACTTCGGAGACGTCGCCATGCGCGACGATGGCGCCGTTCTTCATCATGACGAGATAATCGGCATAAGCGGCGGCGAGATTGAGTTCATGCAGGACGACCACGAGGGTCCGGCCCTGCTCTGCAGCCAACCGGACCAGCAGATCCATCAGATCAACCTGCACCTTTAAATCCAGAAAGGTGGTTGGCTCATCGAGCAGGATGAGATCGGTCTGCTGGGCCAGCACCATGGCGATCCAGCAGCGCTGCCGCTGCCCGCCCGAGATGCTATCCACCGGCCGGTCGGCAAACTCTGTCACATTGGCAGTCGCCATGGCCTCGCTGACGGCGGCTTCGTCCAGGCGCGTCCACTGGCGGAGCAGCGACTGATGCGGATACCGACCCTGGCACACCAGCTCTCGAACGGTCAGCCCTTCAGGCGTTGCCGGTCCCTGCGGCAAGAGTCCCAATCGCGCCGCGACGTCGCGGGTCTTGGCCGTGAAGACATCCTTGCCATCGAGAACCGCGGTGCCGCTGCTGGGTTTGAGGATACGAGCCAGCACCTTGAGCAGTGTGGACTTGCCACAGCCATTGGGCCCCACCAATGCCGTTATCTGGCCGTCGGGAATTTTGAGGTCGACGCCATTGAGGACGACCGCGGCATCATAGCCGGCCGAGACACCGCGTGCCTCGAGCCGAGAGGAACGCGAAGCGGCAAAATCGCGATGCCGCCTGGAAACAGCCTGGTCATCCAGCGGGTAAGCAAGTTCCGCCATGTCATTTCCTTCCGGTCATTCGCGGCGTGTTTCCTGGAGCGTGGCGGAGGAGCTCGCTACCCTGCAATGACTGCAGCTACCGTTTTGCCGTCACTCTGGACCGAAGGTCCGGTCTTTTTCATAGGGAAGCCCTAAATCAGGTAAAGAGGAAAATCAATAATATTCACAATAGGTTAGAACCATTCTAAAGTTCAGTATTGTGCGCGGGCAGTGCAGGACAGCCTTTCAGCAAGCCTTGGATGACTAGTGTTGCCATAAGCGGCTTCGCCTTGTTCGGTCACGACTATACTGGAGCGATGACCACTTATGCTCGTTTAAGGCCTTGCTTGGTTACCCCGCGTACGTGGCAGTGCACTCGATAAAGTGCCGATCATGTAAACCTTGGCAAAAGGCTGATATGGCGAGATCGTGGTAAAATGCCCAGCGCGTCCGCACTCAGGAGGGTTCGGCGGATATTGCCGCAAGTGATGAGGCTCGATCTGGCGCCATGCTGCCAAGGGAGATTTTCAGCCTGTAGCGGTGCACAAGCCACTCAATCCGAAAAAACGCCTCAGTTACACGCAATTTAGTGTCTAAACAGATGTTTAACCAACCCAAATCCAGCTCCATTACTCGGGAACGATTAACCTTGGGATGCCGTTGCCACTGGGCCTAAGCTCTGCCGCCAGGTGCGGCGGAGACAGGTTATTTGGACGGAGAGGGAAATATGCTGAAGTTTGTAGGTGGCACGATCGGCGTGATCTTCCTGATTGGCTTGATTGTCGTCGTCGGGCTCCTGATGCTCATCTTCTGAGCTGCTATTGATGCAGACCTTGGCAACACCAGAAGCGATACCGCCAGCAACGTTCTGGCGCCGAAGCAGAGCGGACCGCATGTCGGCCGTAGTCGATGGCAGCGGCTATTTTCGGGCCGCTAAGGAAACGATGCTGAAAGCCAAGCACTCGATTTTGCTGATCGGGTGGGACTTCGACGCGCGCACCAACCTTGAGCCGGACGAACAGCAGATTGAGGGACCCGACAAGATCGGCGACTTTCTGAATTGGCTGCCCAAGCGTCGGCCCGAACTCGAAATCCGACTCCTTAAATGGGACATTGGCACCCTTCGCTCACTCGGTCGCGGCGAGACACCCCTTTTCCTCCTAAACTGGCTCGGTCACCAGAACGTCCAATTTCGGCTGGACGGTGCCCATCCCCCCTTGGCAGCGCACCACATGAAGCTGGTGGTGATCGACGACGTCCTGGCATTTTGCGGTGGGATCGACATGACTGTGGGGCGTTGGGACAATTGGGCGCACAAGGAATCCGATCCGTACCGACGCTCGCCTTGGGGTCGCCACCTGCCGCCTTGGCATGATGTCACCACCTGCATTAGTGGCGAGGTAGTTCGCGATTTAGCGGAGCTAGCGCGGGAGCGATGGCTCCGTGCCACCGGCGAACAGCTGTCGGCGGCTCCCCAGGTGGATCCGATCTGGCCCTCGACTGTCCCTGTTCAGTTCACCGATGTGGACTTGGCAATTGCCCGGACGAGTGGCGCGTTCGATGAATACCCGCAAGTTTCGGAGATCGAAGCGGTAACGTTGCGGCTGATCGAAACTGCAAACGAGCGCCTTTATATCGAGAACCAGTACCTGGCCTCCCGTAAGATTGCAGAAGCCCTTGCCGCTAGATTGAAAGAGCCGGACGGCCCCGAAGTGGTCGTCATCATGCCCGAGAGCGCCGATGGCTGGCTAGAGGCGAAAGCCATGGACTCCGCCCGATCCCGGCTTCTCCACCTGCTGAGGAAGGCCGACCTGCACGACAGGTTCCGAGCCTATTTCCCCGTCAACGAGAGCGGCACGCCGGTCTACGTGCACGCCAAGGTGCTCGTCGCAGACTCTCGCTATCTCAAGATTGGCTCGGCCAACCTCAACAACCGCTCCATGGGCTACGACACCGAGTGCGACGTACTGCTCGACGCCACTCATGCCGCCGACGAGGAAGCAACGCGGCGCGGCATTCTCAATGTTCGAGCCAGCTTGCTTGCCGAGCACCTGGGCTTGTCGACGCGGGAGGTGGCTAAGGCCATCTCAGACCAACAATCCCTGGTTGCCGCGATCGAAGCCCTCAACGGAGCAGGTCGGCTGCGCCGGGTCGAGGCACGCCCCCTAAAACCCGAAGAAGAGATCATCGCGGAAACCGATCTGGTCGACCCCGAAAGACCAAAGAAACGTTGGGGCCACTTTCCCAATCCCTTCTCCGCCTTGCTGCAGGGCATCGCATGAGCGCGGGGGACGCTCACGACGCTGCCGGTGCAGCTTCATCATGGAAGTCCGGGATCAGGAGAGCCATACTCCTGAGCCTTGTGGTTGCCACCGCCGGAGTGCTGATCTGGACACTTGGCGACATCATCCTGTTGATCTTTGCCGGGATACTTGTCGCGGCGGTCCTTGACGCTGCCGTTGCGCAAATACCCACGGGCATTGGCCGTTCGTGGAAACTGGCCCTCGTTGTGTTGGCGGCAGCGGCCGGCTTCGGAGCTGCCGCCTATTGGGCTGGCGCCACCATCGTGGGGGAGTTTCGAGCGCTGGAGAGCGCCATCGTCGAACAGGCGACGCAACTCGGCCGCACCCTCCAGGAGTTGGATCTGCCCTTCGACATACTGGAAGACACCAAACCGGTCGAGGCAATGGTGCCCGACAACGCCGCCATGATCGATCTGGCTGGAGATGCCCTATGGACCGTGTCCGGCGTGGCGATGAGTGGCCTCTCGGTTTTCCTGCTCGGCGTGTTCCTGGCAATCAGCCCCGCGGGCTATCTGAAAGGCTTGGTCATCCTCTTGCCGCCCCAACGAAGAAGCCGCGCGGCCGAGGTTCTGACCAAGGGTGGGCGGGCATTGCAGGCGTGGCTCGTCGGTCAGTTGGTGGCCATGCTGATCGTCGGCGTCAGTGTCTTTGCGCTCCTGTCAGTGTTTTCGGTTCCCAATGCCATCGCGCTTTCGGGCATAACAGCGCTCCTTAATTTCATCCCCTTTCTTGGTCCGATACTGGCTGCCGTTCCCGTTGGCATGGTAGCGCTGATGCAGGGCAACACCACGTTCTTGTTCGTCATGGGCGGCTTTTTGGTGATCCAGTGGATCGAGGGCTATCTCCTTACACCACTCATCCAGCAACGGGCCGTCGATCTGCCGCCGGCGCACTCCCTGGCTTTTCTGATGATCATGGGGGCTCTGTTCGGAGAGCTCGGCGTCGCCCTGGCGACCCCTCTGTTGGCGGTGCTCCGCGTGCTGGTTCTCAACTTCTACGTCGAGGACGTGCTGGAGCGGGATAGGGCGGGGTAAGCTGTAGGGCTTCCTGTGAGGATCAGGTGCTTCTTTGCTGTGGGATTTCCGGTGAGAGTGCCCCGGCTGGTGCAGCCTAAGCACTCGCCATTGATGTTAGTGCCGCCCTGCTCGTGATCCGAGAAGCGCATTCTCGGGCACGAGCATCGTCCTGAGCGTCCGCCCTGAGATTGCATTGCGTCCCTGCAAGTGGCAGCTTGACTGAAGCAGGCCTTGCCCCTGCGAGCAACCAATTGATTCACGGTTGCGTTACCGCTGCAGATAGCAATGCTACAGATTACAACTCGGAGGGAAGTCTTATGGGATTTGATGGCGTCGGCATTATCGCAGCGATCATCATTGGTGGCATAGCCGGCTGGTTGGCCGGCAAGGTCATGAACACCAACACCGGTGTCTTCATGAACATAATTCTTGGCATCGTCGGCGCGATCATCGCCAGCATTCTTCTGGGACTGCTCGGTGTCTCCTTCGGTGGCTGGCTGGGCTATTTGATAGCAGGCTTTATCGGGGCCTGTATTCTCATCGCCATCGGGCGCGCAGTATCGGGCCGGCGCGCTTAGTCTGACCTGGGCTACGAGCATCGACTTACTGTTCGTCACAAGTCCTCTTCGTTGCCGGACGAGCCCACAGGTTCAATTGGCAACGAAGAGGCATTTTTTGCGCTTTTTGACCACTGAATCCCAAAGAAGAGTGTCTGAATGGCGCACCCGCTGCGACATAGATGCGCACTGCAATCAATTGGGAGATTATGGGGGTGACTGGCCTCCAATGAAGCGGAACCGCATCACCATCCTCTCGAGGACCATCTAGGCGCTCGCCTTTAAGTGCGTCACTTAGCGAACCCTCCCCATGTCCGGCAGGAAGACTGTCAACAACCCCGCCAATGGCAAGAATGAGCATAGCCAGAAGACATGCTCGATGCTGGTGGTGTCAGCCAAGGCACCGAGTGCTGCGGCCGCGATGCCGCCCGCACCAAAGGCAAAGCCGAAGAAGATACCAGCGATCATTCCTATTCGCCCTGGCATCAGTTCCTGCGCGAACACCACGATTGCCGAGAACGCCGACGAGAAGATCAGCCCAGTGAGGATCGTCAGAATGACGGTCCAGGTGAGATCTGCATAGGGCAAAGCAAGGGTGAAGGGCAGCACGCCCAGGATGGAGAACCAAATGACGAACTTCGCCCCAAAGCGATCGCCGATGGGGCCACCCAGGAACACGCCCAAGGCCGATGCGCCCAGGAAGACAAAGAGAAGAAGCTGGGCGTCCTGAACCCCGACCTGGAACTTGTCGATCAAGAAGAAGGTGTAGTAGCTCGACAAGCTCGCCATGTAGGCGTTCTTGGTCAAAGTCAGTACCGTCAGTACGGTCAGCGCAACCATCGTGGTTCGCCTGTCAAAAAGCAAAGCGGTGCTTGCAGGCGCCTTGCCGGCATTCGACCGCTGATGTTCGGCATACCAACGTCCAACCCGCCAAAGAATGAAGATGCCAACCAGGGATCCCCCGGCGAACAGGCTGACGCTCCACTGGCCGCGTGGCAGCACAATGAAGGCAGCTAGCAACGGCCCGATGGCCGAGCCAGCATTCCCGCCGACCTGGAACAGTGATTGGGCTAAGCCGTGCCGACCACCAGAAGCGAGGCGAGCAACCCGGCTGGACTCTGGATGAAAGATCGCCGACCCCAATCCAATGAACGCGGACCCGACCAGCAACAGCCAGTAGCTCTGCGCAAAGCCAAGAATGATCAGGCCGACCAGGCTTGATGCCATCCCGACCGGGAGCGAGTACGGCAAGGGCCGTTTGTCAGTGTAGATGCCAATGGCAGGCTGCAGAAGCGAAGCAACGCATTGAAACGTCAGCGTCAGCAGGCCGATCTGCACGTAGTCCAGACCATAGCTAGTCTTCAGGATCGGATAGATTGCGGCGAGCAGCGACTGCATGACGTCGTTGATCAGATGACACGCACTCACCGCAAGGATGATGGAGAGCGTGGTATTCCCATTAACGTTGGTGGCGGTTGCGCTGGCTACCAGCGTGCTGGTCGCCGGCGCGTTGGGTTCAAATGTCATAGTGCGGATACAGAGGGCCGTGGTGAGACGTTGTCATGGCTGCTTCATGGGCCTCCAATAACCGAGACAGGAAAGACCCTAGACTTCGACAATCAATGGCAAGACTGGGGCCGTTAGGTGTCAGTCCGCTGTTAGGATCCGCAGGTAAGAAAGCTGCCGCTCATAGGCAGAGCAAGCGGACTGCAGGTCAGCGCCGAAGAAGGCTTTCCAAAGACAGCCCGGAGCCCCTCAAGCGTCGTTCGCAGCGCTCCAAACCGATGCGGACGCGGCCATCCTGCGACGCCTGTACGTGCACACCACCAGATCAGCATTGCCGCTAGAAATTGAGCTTAAGGAGATTGGCGTTGTTCGCGGTTCAACCGGCAAAAGGGGGAAAACAACGTAGCTGGGGAGCGTCTCCACGATCTTTGGTCCGGCAGCAGGCTGCGCCCGTCGTATTTTTACCAATTGATGGATCATTTGCCCCTCCGTCCCAAGATGGTTAACGAGCGGAGGTCCGGATCGCAACTCTCTGATCAAGTTACGCACACCTTAGCATCAACGATGAGCAAGAGGTGGGCCTTGCGGGACGTAGCAAAGCAGCGCGCTATTAGTTCGGTCCAGCTTGATCGCGCTGGGTGCAAGGGAATTCCAAAATTTGGTGGGAAAAGACAACAGCTTTACCCCAGCATCGGATCCGCGAATCCAATCCGCCCTAGCCGATCTCACATGTTTACCTTGAGGGTTAAGATAAACGCTAGGATTACCTTGGACTTCTCAACGATCCGAGTTCTTGTCCACAGAAGTATTTCGCGACATCCGGCCCAACAGGGTCGGTTCATTTGAGGAAAGGCATGGCTGTGCGTACCAAGACTGACCTGACAATAGTTGATGAGGAACATCAGCAAGCCGAAACTGCCATCATGGAAGCCGCTAAGCAAACAGCACCAATGGTACAGCGGCTTTCATCGCACCGCGAGCGCATTGACCTGGCGATCAAAGA from Devosia sp. RR2S18 includes:
- a CDS encoding ABC transporter substrate-binding protein; this translates as MKLTRTLFSVVGALLLTISPISAQQFPLTIEHKFGTSIIEEKPERVASLDYAGTDDLLALGVQPVTIRHWYGDYPRSVWPWAEPLLEGEPPILRGDIDFEQVAAADPDVIIALWSGITAEQYDKLSLIAPVVAVPEGVGDYALPWDERALIAGRAIGKLEEAEAQVEAITARLAEAAAKHPDWAGKTAVVAHAWDGPDQPGVYTGKDVRAQLLEQMGFVTPEAVNALAGDGDVFVVDLSPEDLSPLQVDLLFWVTTGAWDNVRDMTGRPFLSPALEGREVFMGPELTAAFSHASLLSLPYAIDRMVPMIEAALDGDPQTHADERPEDL
- a CDS encoding ABC transporter substrate-binding protein; its protein translation is MKRTVTAVLAGLVATAALSASALALDCAEGQRPIIHAAGETCIPEQPERIVAPRGDSIATPLIDLGAPLVGAGFQSGEDGQVFLRGASDIFGASFVDELGLATVGNPNEPDIEAIAALEPDLIILTDYQQSIFDQAARIAPTIVVEGNLPFLEHLAFLADAAGMQGEYESRLAAYRAKIEDLQATLGDASAITVSRLDLWEDGLWYYPNWGAIDQVINDVGFSRPPIQAEATENISALSFERLPEFDADVILSSRAPRFGQTIAMLEEQWDAAAPFWRQLPGVTAGNHYWYERDVWVGYTFKSLEAAADGLLLLTAGRFDGAE
- a CDS encoding (2Fe-2S)-binding protein, which gives rise to MEVWRSPLLSIVAALPEPEDAFAPRIQVGKAPAGTFSLAELAAGEHLDELLAAEMQSVSGADHKLAAAYLIGRLSWSLSSVLAGLALRGAWAVELTASGITPLSRQVAWEEDGESGVSTVADFVLDPDLLRFSEADQPGSDRLFQSAIETLLAPIVDSLYRRSHLPRSALWRLVGDGLAAAFLAQGKALGCADRAMSLALGMLRRKSTPLYSKQTGFIQITVPERPQLAEWFRARGGCCRYYTSDGGEYCSTCVLRDEDSRNQRLVDYLRRTHAEQAA
- a CDS encoding FecCD family ABC transporter permease; this translates as MSRSHSPRQYWVWRAFDEQLALRLPRRALFCLAGLFLLLATIFAISVLTGSYGVPWGDVFATLTGATVTTAIDNVVWEFRLPRMLVAAMVGAMMALSGAALQNVTRNGLADPSLVGVSQGAALAVVSLVIAFPEVSPSLRPISAFAGAMAAAILVQFLSTGGRRHGSSIRFILLGIGVAAFISSITTALLTYGDIQRASAALTWMAGSINAASWSDVWLLAGALLVLLPVLLGISRQIAALQMGEDLAVGLGAPVRFARYALITLAVAMAAIATAVVGPLAFVGLIAPHAARRLAHAGIGLTLIITAMTGAVLVSGADLLGRALFAPLQIPAGIVTAVIGVPTFVYLLWGQAAHGRR
- a CDS encoding FecCD family ABC transporter permease; this translates as MTDTAGQLSGVPRRTGAAAPATIGLAMTALIVLMFSIHIAVGAKYLPLPLVLEALTARDPTVFDHMIVWDLRLPRAVLAVVVGAAIAVSGALLQGVTRNPLADPGILGLMAGASFAVVMATSVFGMSAPALLPFIAAAGALGAAAVVYGIALLAPGGPTPVTLTLSGAAVTVFLSAWISLAHILNEDGFDQLRVWLTGSLAGRDLSLLAYTGLPLALGIIGALLLSRQVTVLAMGEEVATGLGVRTGRLKALLLAVVVVLTACAVTLAGPLGFIGLVIPHVVRLFAGSDYRLIVPFSALAGAAYLTGVDIVARIALQPQEISTGLVTAMLGSPLFVFLVWQKTR
- a CDS encoding ABC transporter ATP-binding protein gives rise to the protein MAELAYPLDDQAVSRRHRDFAASRSSRLEARGVSAGYDAAVVLNGVDLKIPDGQITALVGPNGCGKSTLLKVLARILKPSSGTAVLDGKDVFTAKTRDVAARLGLLPQGPATPEGLTVRELVCQGRYPHQSLLRQWTRLDEAAVSEAMATANVTEFADRPVDSISGGQRQRCWIAMVLAQQTDLILLDEPTTFLDLKVQVDLMDLLVRLAAEQGRTLVVVLHELNLAAAYADYLVMMKNGAIVAHGDVSEVFTSKHLKQVFDLDAAVIHDPLSGRPVCVPHLRTRSAATAVRA
- a CDS encoding phospholipase D-like domain-containing protein; protein product: MSAVVDGSGYFRAAKETMLKAKHSILLIGWDFDARTNLEPDEQQIEGPDKIGDFLNWLPKRRPELEIRLLKWDIGTLRSLGRGETPLFLLNWLGHQNVQFRLDGAHPPLAAHHMKLVVIDDVLAFCGGIDMTVGRWDNWAHKESDPYRRSPWGRHLPPWHDVTTCISGEVVRDLAELARERWLRATGEQLSAAPQVDPIWPSTVPVQFTDVDLAIARTSGAFDEYPQVSEIEAVTLRLIETANERLYIENQYLASRKIAEALAARLKEPDGPEVVVIMPESADGWLEAKAMDSARSRLLHLLRKADLHDRFRAYFPVNESGTPVYVHAKVLVADSRYLKIGSANLNNRSMGYDTECDVLLDATHAADEEATRRGILNVRASLLAEHLGLSTREVAKAISDQQSLVAAIEALNGAGRLRRVEARPLKPEEEIIAETDLVDPERPKKRWGHFPNPFSALLQGIA
- a CDS encoding AI-2E family transporter; this translates as MSAGDAHDAAGAASSWKSGIRRAILLSLVVATAGVLIWTLGDIILLIFAGILVAAVLDAAVAQIPTGIGRSWKLALVVLAAAAGFGAAAYWAGATIVGEFRALESAIVEQATQLGRTLQELDLPFDILEDTKPVEAMVPDNAAMIDLAGDALWTVSGVAMSGLSVFLLGVFLAISPAGYLKGLVILLPPQRRSRAAEVLTKGGRALQAWLVGQLVAMLIVGVSVFALLSVFSVPNAIALSGITALLNFIPFLGPILAAVPVGMVALMQGNTTFLFVMGGFLVIQWIEGYLLTPLIQQRAVDLPPAHSLAFLMIMGALFGELGVALATPLLAVLRVLVLNFYVEDVLERDRAG